The genomic DNA gGGACGAGGTCGTGCCTATTGCATTGATAGAGAAGAGGAGTAACGGGCCGAGGGACGGCCGAAAATCAAAAACGCAAATTGCATGGTACTAATCTCATGCTAGCAGCGCCGTTAAACTCTTGGCTCCCGCTACAATCCAGGAGGATGCCTCATCCTTGGTTAGCGTGAAAGTGGGGTGGTTGGAGCTTCGCGATGGTTGAGATGGTTGAACACTCCAGCATTCCTCTCCTTCCATATGATCCGATTTAAAAATCAGTAGGACTAAGGTGTGTATGGCCTTCTACAGTATCGGCAGTGGTGGTGATGTGAGGCCACCATTCTAGGGTGGTTCTGCTCTATGGCAATTCTTCTAGGATGAGACTAGACTGGCCCACCCAAGTAGCCACCATATTCCATACCTGTTTGGAGTAGCGGCATTCTGCAAGGAGGTGATGTGCCGTCTCCATTGTCATCCTGTAGAGGGGACAGGATGTGCTCTGAGGCCACCCTCTTCGCGCTAATCTGTCTGACGACCATACACGGTTTTGCAAGATCAGCCAAGCAAAAAATTTGCAGTTTAGCGGCGCCCATGCTTTCCATATAGAAGCAATCCTGAGTGCGGAAGAGCAGCCAATAAACTGAGCTTTATATGCTGACGATGTTGTGTACTCACCATGCGCTGTGAGCTTCCAGGTGATGCGGTCTTCCTGTGATGGTTGCAGCTCGCTGTTTCTTAGGAGGTTCCAGAGTGTAACGAACTCCGCAAGGTGCTCCACTATGAAGCCTATCATCTAACCTAATTATTGTTGAGGTCTCTAACCTAATTACTGTTCTgcaaggcgtcggccaccactcttttctttttcctccactTGACGAACAGAGTCATCTAAGACGTAGGGCTCTTGAaaactcttttctttttcctcgaCTTGACTGACGAACAGAGTCATCTAAGATGTAGGGCCCTTGAAAACTTCTCCAAGTTGAGCACGCCCAGGCCGCCATGTTCCTTCGGCAGGGTGGTTTTGGTCCAATTGATTTTGCATCCCCCCAAGGGAGCTCCTTGTCTCCAACCCATAGGAACCGCTTACGGATTTTGTCGATTTCTTCCAAGACCTCCTCTATTGGTTTTAGTACGGTTAGAAGATATACCAGCCGGGAGGAGAGCACCGATTTGGTGAGGCTGATAAGCCCATTGGCCCTTTCGACGATTTTCGGCGTCTACGCGTGAGATGGGATGCCGTCCAAGCATAGGCGTACCTGGAAGAAAATGCGCATGCCGAGGGCGTGCGTCAAGCTTCACTAGGTCCGCAAGCAGATGTCGATGTCGTGGCGTGTGAAGCGCCCGCGCCATCGGGCCTCCGCCGCGTGGGCGGCGCTCTCAAAGCGAATCAAGTACGGCTCCGGTTGATGCAACATGACGGTGATGTCCCCACGTTGCAGGTGGAGCTTCTCCGGCAGCAGCTCCTCAATGTCGCGTGCATCGACGTTGCGCAGCAGGTGCATGGCCCACGGGACAAGGGCACGTGACTCCCAATCGCACGTTTCGTGCTCGAGGTCAAAGGAGTTGGGGAGAACACCGTCTCCACCTCGGGTTGTGTGTGTGGGTTGCCAATCGCCatcggcggaggtggtggcagcgggggaggtggaggcggaggcggtggaggcagcggcgTGGCGGAGTGCTTGCATGGACGGGGGCAGTCCCTCTCCCGGTGCCCCAAGCGGCGACACCGGAAGTAGCAGATGGGATCCCTGCAGCTCTTCGTGTGGTGGTGGAGAGGCAGATGAAGCAGCGCCCCCAGGTGATGCGGTTGGGGGCTCAAAGTGCCGCGGTGGTTGGCTTCCTTGATGGCGTAGTGGTCGCTCTGCTCTGCCTTGAAGCCGGGTCAACTCGGCCGTTGTGTCGCCGCGAGCTATCCGACGCCGCGTGGGAGGAGTGTCCATTGCGATAGCTGACGTAGGTCCACCCTGGCTCCTGCGCGACGCCATCTCCTTACACCTCCCGAGGGTGGTCGACGGAGTGAATGCGGTGGGCGGTAGGTTGACGAggctgggcggcgcggcggtggtgggggaggagggtggGGGTCGGGTGGCACGAGGTCGTGAGGACTATTACgtgcttttgttttctttctatGAGATGAAGTCGCACTACTAAGGAATACGccattagtatcggttgggaaACCCCTATAGTACCGGTTTCCCAACCGATACtactacttcggtactaaagggatccTTTAGGaccggttgaaataactggTACTTTAGggtattaatttttttttaaaaaaatgaaatccccGCCGGCCGCTTCGCTTCACGCCCACCCGCCCCACCCTCGCTGGCCCCTGCCGCCCCCGGCCTCCCACCACCACTCCCAGCTCGCCCGCCCGCCACTCCACTCCGCTCCGCTCCCGCTCCgccagcccccgccgcccgccaacCGTTGCTGCTGCCCGGGAaggcagaggaggaagagggagaccGAGAGAGAGTATTGGTGGGGAGATTGAGAGAAAGTTCTATGAGATAGAGATAGAGGAGGGGGGATGGGAGGAGAGAGATAGAGGCGGACGGGagttttagtaccgggtgggggctccacccggtattaaaggggTCACGGGGAGCATCTCGAAGACTATCAGTTAGGCCCGgttgagcattagtaccggatcaaaatgTAACCGGTGCTAATGCCGTGGACGAAAGGTCCATTCCCTAGTAGTGTTGTGAAATGgaaattattttgttttttttaaggcCATGAGAGCATGGATGGCCTGTTCTTCTGGGTGATGCCGCGGTAGTAATGTGCAAATAATAAATCTGCGGTATTACGTCTACGTGAAGATGACACGAATGCGTGCGGGAGGCTTTTAAGTTAAACCAAAACACACTGCATCCTGGAAAGAAAAAACTGTTCGAATGTAAATGTTATGGGCTCACCGGACCCTTACAGCCCACCTTTTTGTTCAGTCGAGCGGGCGGGATAACAGATGGGCCGAGGCAGATCGGTGCGCAATCCGCGGCTGTCAGCCCGTTGGGTTTCGTCAACACAACTGACTATATGTGCTTTCGACGGCCCACCTGGTCAGTGTGGTAATAAATTCCCGACGATGCCGGGAGGAAATGCAgtagcctgttcgcttcagcttataagccagctgaaaagctgaaacggctgatttgttgtgagaggaaaatactgtttggtggctgataagccggctaataagctgaagcgaacgggCCGGAGGGTGCCACTGGGCACGGCCATCTCCTCCggctctccctccccttcccgcTTTCCGTTCCTAATTCCCCCGAGCTCCTATCCCAGACGCGGTCCTCACCGGCACCACCCCACGCCTCGCTTCCTACCTGCCTGCCTGCCGAGGTAATCCGTAATCCTGCACAGCTGCTCCCGTGGTACTTCGTTTAGATCAAAGCGATACAAGTAAGGATGCTACCGTTTGAAAAGGACTCGATTCGTATGTAACGATCCGACGgttaagattaattgtatactactaaaatcTTAAGCTGTAGTATAAATAGTATGCATCAGTAGATGTACATTTGGAAATATATATTCTCGTCTCTTCATTTTCGATCCACCTCTCGcacgcggcgatggcggcggcgactggcGGGACGCCCCAGCAACTCCCTCCGCGAACCTCTCCAGCCTGAAGTCATCCGCGTCTAGCCCCCACACGTCCCTGTCGTGGTGGACGCacagcaccagcagcaccagCGTCACGCCCGCCGGGTACCTGACGCCGCCGAGCTCCATCGGCTTGTACGTCTGCCGGTACACCGCCGGCAGCAGCGTGTAGAGATGCAGCACCTCGTACCTGCGATGAAATGCGGCTGGGAGGTTACAATTACAGGGCGATGGATATGATCAATCAAGAATCAAAATCCAGAGCACGCGCCGACAAAATGGAAGCTTACGATTGAGGCGGTTGAGGCCGTCGTAGTCGATTTTGTGGTGGCACGGCgtgctggaggcggcggccgagcgctggcggcagcggtggcggtaTCGTGCTAATTACAATTCTACCCATACCAAAAATTAGCATATACTTTATACTACCACctggtagtattgtgcaccgcAAAAGagttaaaaaaataatacatCTCATGAATAGTGTATTTGTGTTGCGAGTATTTCTTGATCTTTTGTATTTCTAAGCTTTGGATGGGATGCATCTTGGCCCAATGCTTCGATCTAGGTAGGATCTAGTTGCCCGTTTTGCTATAGGCTTCAATGGTGGAATTTCTCTGAGCCACATGCTCTGAAACTGAGACAGATGGCATTTCAAATAACCAAACGCGCATGCTTTGTTAATTCCATACTTCCCCTCGTCAGAATTATTGATTGGCTGCATTGGTCAATGAGTGAATTTGCTTAATTTCAATGTCTAGGCCAGTCGAGTTTGTGGTATTTGTTATTTTCACACTCTAGATGAACATACCCCATAAGACCACAGTGCGAGCAAAACCGAGGAATTTTCTCATATTTGACTTGTATCAAGATGCTTGTATTTAGATTCATcactagatgctaaacttttAGGAATTTTTAATTCATATTTCATTTGAGATGCTTGTACTTAGATTCCATCAATGTCGAATGACCTAGTGGCATGCTTAACACATGCTGCTATCTGAAATTAATAGACATAATTCTCTATACCACATCGTGCAAGTGTTTTCCTTCATGGAAGTCTAATTTCACTGCTCTGCTAAAAACGATCTGCTGATGGAAACTTTGATGCAGACTCGGCCTTGATAATGCTGAAGTGGTCCTAGTTGTCAAATATAACAATGGGGATATCCAAGGTGACCGGCATCGCCGCAACAGCTTTTCTTGTCACATCTGTTAGTTTGTGCAAGATGGGCATGAGGATTATTATGCTTCCTTTCCTATTCACCGGTTGTGTTGCTTTTGCTGTCACGATTGCATCACATAATGCCATCAATCTACCTTGGATCCTGGGGAAGAACTCAGTAGGAAGATTTCCTCTCTGGTCAATTGTACTATTTGGTCCTTTCTTGATGCTTGCTCGGGCATATGCAATGGTTAAGAGATACATGAGGAAGGAATCTGTATATGACAAGATTGTGGAAGGCCTATATCTGGGAGGATGGCCATTTCTCTTGAAACATTTGCCCCCTGGAAGTCCATCTGTCATAGATTGCACTTGTGAGCTGCCAAGAAGTTCCTTTGTTCCAGCAGACGAGTATCTTTGTCTTGCAACTTGGGATACAAGAGCTCCAACACCGTACCAAATTGAACATGCTGCATGTTGGGCTTGTCAAAAGAGATCTGAGGGGAAACCAGTTTATGTCCATTGTGCATTTGGTTAGTAGTAATTTATCTCTTGCTATATACTCAACTTATGCAGAAAATTAATTTCATGATTGCACCTTGGTGTTCTTATTGTGTCCATAATTGTATTTCCTAGTAATAAGAACTATATTAACTACTATGTTTTTCTTTCGTGATTGATACAATAGGTCATGGAAGAAGTGCTTGTGTTGTTTGTGCAATTCTGGTAGCCCTGGGCGTCGCTGAAACCTCGAAAGATGCTGAGAATATCATCCGTGAAAGACGAAAGATAAAAATGAATGCTCTTCACTGGAAGACCTTGGAAGAGTGGTCCAAACATCGAGTTTCTCAGAAAAAAGGAAATTAGTTGCACTTGATTTGTGATGTTAAAGCATGTTCGAAACATCATGAAACGGGGTATTTGTTTAGTCCTGGGTAAGTATGCAACATTCTTGATTTCATATAATTCACTGCACATTGCAATCATTTGTACAAGACAACTCTTCAGGTGTTAACTCTGAGTTACAAGCGCTTGCTAGTTATATGTGGTATAGGACTCCTTTGTGAATCACCCCTTCTAGTCACAGCATATTGATGCCTTGGATTGTCATGCATGGCATAACCTTAGTATTTTGGAAGTAATGGTCTTTGTATTTCTAGCTTTAAAGATCACTTGAATTTTATATCCTGGTTTGGGATGTATTTTTTCACCCATCTTGCCAATTGATTGTGATGGGACATTTAGTATCCTTTGTGTTCTGAGTTGCTCTTGCTCACACACAGCTTCTTGTTGACATGACACTATAATAGTTTCAGCTTCTTATAGtctgagagagagggggggggggggggggggggggggggaaaaggTCTAGGGTCTTGTCTTCACTTGATAACTTTTGTCATGAAGCCACAGGAATCCCAGGCACTCTTATCACATTGGAACTGACTGCTCTCTTCGGTTGGCCCCATCATGTCCctctattttatttttctttattgcATGCCCTTCTTTtgttccacagttgaaacaCGTGTGGATTGATTGATATGGGTAGAAGCACTTTAATTTTTCAAGTGTTAGGAGAATTACAGTTAGTTTCATACCGAGGACAGCACAATAATCCTATGGGTTATTGAAAGTAAATGTTGCTATTTAGCTTCAAGATTATTTCTTGCAGCAACTGGCTTTCTACTCAACGACGCCACACCATCCATCACATTTAGACTTGTAATAAGTCTTTGACCATGGATGTCACTGATTTGAAATAAAGGGAAACACATTCTAGTCATAAATGTACACATTTTTCTCTTTTGAAAATAAAGGGAGGATCTCTTCCATTTCATTAAgctagagagagggagaaaaaccAGCAAATAAGAACAGAGAGGTCTATGGCCAGGCCAcggaaaagtcaaaatgatgtTAGATGAGGTTATGAACATCATAATGGCACAAAAATGGAGAATGTTTATGGTTGGGGATTAGGTGATGCATGAGCCGAGCTACTAGCTAGCAG from Setaria italica strain Yugu1 chromosome VII, Setaria_italica_v2.0, whole genome shotgun sequence includes the following:
- the LOC101782240 gene encoding uncharacterized protein LOC101782240, giving the protein MGISKVTGIAATAFLVTSVSLCKMGMRIIMLPFLFTGCVAFAVTIASHNAINLPWILGKNSVGRFPLWSIVLFGPFLMLARAYAMVKRYMRKESVYDKIVEGLYLGGWPFLLKHLPPGSPSVIDCTCELPRSSFVPADEYLCLATWDTRAPTPYQIEHAACWACQKRSEGKPVYVHCAFGHGRSACVVCAILVALGVAETSKDAENIIRERRKIKMNALHWKTLEEWSKHRVSQKKGN